The DNA segment GGTGCAGTTTGCttatttgcacaaaaataaaggTAGTTTAACAGCATGAAGAGATTTACATCTCATATGTGTAGAACAGTCATCAAAATGTTTCTACAGCAATTACAAAGTATTTAGAatatatatcatgaaatatctaaatataaggaaattctataataattatgataataaataattacatataaaattaaatataattacaactaCAGCTTGACATAGCTAAACTATTCCTAAATTACTGTACACGTATTTACAAGGTTGATATAAtagctgtgtttatgtgtgtgtgtttttgatatattttgcaCTGTAAACAACATACATTATATACACAGTAGAGATTATTTACACagtaacaaaaaaagaacaagtaTTGCTATTACAGTGCTATAACAATTTTAGGCTGAAGTGTGGTACTGTTCAAATCACTCTGTTGGACACAGCGCTGTGTTGCAAGGTTTGCACATGAACCTCGTCTTCTGCCTTTTCTGTGGGCACTTTTTGGTGGTCAGACAGACCTTGCAGTACCTGCGTGTGTTCTTCCCCTGTTTGGACAGTTACAGGGATCTCAGAGGGGAAATGCCGGGCAGTGAGATGAAGTGGGTTGTAAGCAGGAGGGCGATCACCAGAAGATGGCTTCTGGGGAGTGTGGTGTTCTTCCACAAGTTGGCGAACAAGATTTTTACAGAACTTTTGGTATGTCAGGCTAGAATCATTCTTCACCTTGTAAACAATGAATGCATTGTGTACTGCAAGGTCCACAAAATGGAAGAACAGTTTCTTGTACCATTTTAAGGTCTTGCGAGTACAGCCAACAAAACTGTCCATCATATCGACCTTATCCACACCACCCATTTTCTTAATGTAGTCCAGCACGCATTGGGGTTTGATTTTCTCATTTCCAGTTGTGTGGTATATCTTTCCAGAGGGTGACATCTCTGCTGAGTTGACTGTTGTCAGCATGTGGACATCTCGTTTGTCATGCCACTTCATGGCCAGCATTTCTTCGCAACTTTTAAAGTCTGCCTCCCCACTGGACATCCCGTCTCGGAAGCGTGGGATGCCCTTTCTGTTGGCCCTCACTGTTCCACAAGCTCTCAGCAGGTGATTGAAAAGAGAAGGACTGGTGTACCAGTTGTCCACGTACAGAGTATGCCCTCTCCCCAAGTATGGCTTCAGTAGTGTCAGCACTACTGAGCCAGACACACCAAGCCTGGAGTGTGTGATGTCTGTGCTGGAGCCAGTGTACACTACCACATTGATGATGTAACCAGTCAGAACATCACACAGCATGAAGAGCTTGATCCCAAACCTTTTCCTCTTTGATGGAATGTACTGTCGAAATCCAAGCCAGCCTTTCCACAGCAGCAGTGACTCATCAATGCACAAGTCCCTGTGAGGAATGAACATCTGCCCAAATCCAGTCATCAGAGAGGTGAAGATGCTTCTAATTTTATTCAAAGGATCTCTGAGATTTGCTGTAGCATTGTCAGCAAAGTGGAGGGCCCTCTGGAGTAGCTGGAACCGATCcagagagaggagagcagagaAAAATGGGGTCCGTATTACTGGATCAGTGCTCCAGTAATCTTTCAAGGAGTTTTTTCTTACCAGGCCCATAAGAATAACAGCTGCCAGAAATGTGTAAATTTCATTTACAGTTGTTTCAGTCCATTTTGCCAGCTTCCCAGGGATAGTAGCCGACTCTTTCAGCTGATGAGCATACCTATTGGTCTCCTGGCACCACTTGCTCCACAAGTTGCTCATTTATAAATAATCTGAAACATTCTGCCTCAGAAGGATTTGTTAGGTAACTTTGAATACCTTTAGTAGTGTTGTCAAAATCCAGGGCTGATGGAAAGAATGGATTGGACGTCCAGGTTGGAAGGAAGTTCTCCACAACAGCGCCCTCACTGGCAGGGCCGGCATTGTCAGAGATCGGCGGGGCTTCGGAACGATCACAGCCCGCAAGGTTTTCTGGGAGGGGGGCTTCCTCGTCACTGTCTGACAGCTGTCTGTCACTGCCACTGCCAGATTCAGTGTCCGAGTCAAAAAGAATGTCCAAAATATCATCACGAGTAAGTTTTCTTTCCATGTTTACTCTGAAGTAATGTGGTCAACTCAGAGGGAGACGCGTCACAACCACGGCAAACAttcccgcaaaaaaaaaaaaaaaaaaacatcccgcTAACTATGAATAGTGATGTCATGAGCTGTCAAGTAGGAagccatgtttgtttgtttgtatactaTAAGTACTAAGTTATGTAAACAATAAACTGTATAGTAATGCATCAAGTGACTGTGTTTCATTTGTTGTGGTACTTCTGTGACAATCTGAGTTTTTGTGAcataaaataatcacataaaGTGCCTATAAACACTGTTTGAGTGAACGTAAATGACAGCCGTGCTGCCTATGATGAAAGCAAAGACGGCTGCGCACATTTCATTCATACATTATTTCTTGTGCTTATGTGCTCTATAAACTTTTGTTGTGGTACTTCTGTGACAATCGGAGTGTCCATGGCATAAAATAAGCACATCATGCAAATGTAAACACTGTTTTAGGCTGATGGACTGTCATTTACGTTCACTCAAACAAACAGGCTGAGCTCgtttcattcataaattattGTGCTTATATGCCCTATAAACTTTTATCTGGTGCTTCTGGGACAGTATAAGTGtatgttacaaaataaacacatcaagTGCCTATAAAAGCTGTTTGAGTAGCTAGTTGTGCAAATAATGACCAGCGTTTATCATGCTGGCCTCTCTCTGTGTTGGCGCAAGAGGCCGATTTGAAATTGTGAATCTGGCAGTTACGCGACGTCactgaacgttctaaatcccatatgtgggaccatactctcaggggcacagaagtaagaatcccatatgtgggacctagtggcggactgggacagtaaatcaggccgggaatttgactccaccccaggccacctctgttgctgcagtcaccaccacccaattcatgtgtccaccagactgctaaacttataggctaaccctgttagttgatgtaacaggtagactaccatacataatatgaatggataaataaataaaccctcaaaaactcactaggaatccaccatctatatcatctttccctgaatccctctctctcacactctgcACATTTagtttctctgctatatgaaataagcactttcaataatctatattaattttgcagccatcaattgtatgtccccatgatcacagtcctactactgatgatcttataaatcataaaagcacatattgttctaagagtaaagccagcatgtttagttttgcttatagcttaaactttaccggaaggttcctgctctgactcaaaagctgaactgtccacccccttttgtttaacagcaggagcacttggagcactagtgctactgttgcttccttcgtcaccttcaaaataaataaaataaacattgtagactagactacatattgtaggctagaaatggaaaatcaaaatttctggtcaaatttggcactaaaaaaatactgtgtccccatatgtaaaacagtgtgctagtttgtcataaagatgctcttttaaaacttctatcattatatatatatttgtaatacattttttagaatagtttgtatctattgtaagtctctttggatgaaagtgtccgtctgccaaatgattacgtaaatataaggggtggaacagttcagCTTTTTCACAGTTAGGTTTGTTTCACAgaatgtgctatgtttatggaaaaacgatactttcaaaaaatatatattttatcttattattaagaatattctaactacaagcaacagcacaaataaatacaatagagtaaagctacaaataaaataaactgactttcagggttttttaggtaggtatagcatagttttaggtacataaattgaacaaagtaatcaaatgtaaaacagcattgcattttggactacaaattaaagataaatctttattaaaggtacaaaagcttttcaatcaagagcagtgagtgatttctttgttgttgctgttcgattaatataaagactgtcactttaaaagaatgcactgatccagtgttcgtattcgtattgaacaagagtgaatggtttggccacgggtttttttttttttttttttttttttctcatcgctgttgttgtaatgtctggaaagccagaatgttcatccatcaacagaaacatatattaactgatacctgtttgttttacgtgttatttatagtaaaccatattacagatgctttgtcagatttaagttgaacagcgtttccagcgcgtgccgaaccgtgtgtggagaaccgaacagttcgattttttcagtgaaccgtcccacccctagtaaatataatgtaggcctaaatgtaatgctgaccgacctgctcccttactggtgaacgtggctgggattttgcatcaacttaatgcgtctgtcgccagggcttttctcttttttatacgttcccgctccctttgcttttacgctccgttttttgcacggttttctaagatgaagcctgtctctggatatagccaattaggcagtgcttcgctgatgttgggtcatgtggtggtgtcattttcactccgcgatcgcctgattcgtagattcataaatccgtcaattaattcgcagttgcatcccagcctattgcacgtcagcctgatcgactgcacaggGGCACAGAAGTAAGAATCCCATACGTGGGACCATACTCTCAGGGGCACAGAAGTAAGAATCCCATACGTGGGACCATACTCTCAGGGGCACTGAAGTAAGAATCCCATACATGAGACcataccgctcaaaaggttaacaATTACAATCCCTGGCAAACATTACGGAATCACCACACTTATGTTGtttacacaatttatttactccataacaaataaatgaatcacGAATATAacacaaaactatttttgtttaataattcaaCATTCTGGTTATGTGAAACATAcctcaaacaaatgttttttaactcttttaattaatacaatttgttTAGTAAAgtagtaataattttaatttcataaaaattatgAATCATTCAatgttatggaaaaaaatatggaaTCATCCACCAAAACACACAGTTAGTACTTGGTTACCCCCTATGGCTTTTATGACGGCCTGAATTCTTTGGTATGGAAAGATATTCCagacaatttttaaaaagaattgcaaattgtattttcaattgcATTTTCCATATGTGGACGTATAAATTGTGACAATCCAAGTGCAACTGCAAATTTTGCATTACCGTTTGCATTTTTTGCGCACAGTGACtgccaaatttcaaataaaaaagccAATTTGCAACAGTATTATCCATGTCTTACGAGTTATGATcctgtcatatttaaatagtaatatgaACTACCACAACTGCTTTTTCACTCGTGTAATCTGGCAAAACTCAAATGAAATCGCAATTCCTTTTCGGATGTATACTATGACTATACTATGGGGTGTGTTTGTATTGGGAGGTGACGTCACTCAGATGAAATGCTTAGAACATTGGAGACAATCGGTGAAGGCTCCACTAAAGGCAGCAACCAATCAGTTTGTGCCTATGTGAATGAACAGACAATGCAAGTGATGCAACTACAGTGACAACTCTGATGTCAAGCCACCTTTATTCTATAGAACTTTACACAATATGGATTgcatcaaagcagcttcacagagataaacaataaaataactgaattgaTAATGGAAACTCTAGGAAGACCATTTAGATTATGTTGTAAAGCCACTCCAAAAATCCAGCATTGTCATTATTTAGTTCAAATCAGTTCAGGTCAATAACATTCTGACATTTTGTATGCTGGAGTTTTAAATGTAGAAGTGCTGAAACATTTCTACACTGTACGCAGGTAACTgagctctctccagtgtgaattcccATGTGCCTGTTAAGGATTTGAGTTGAACTTATTACACACtataaggcttttctccagtgtggattctcatgtggAGTTTAAGGTTTCCATTGTGGGCAAAACTGTCTCCACACTGTTGGCACGtgaaaggtttttctccagtgtgagttctcatgtggcCGTTAAGACTTCCTAtatgagtgaaactctttccacactgttggcagatgAAGGCGCTCTTTCTAGTGTGTATTCGAATGTGGGCTTTAAGGTTTCCTCGTTGACTGAAAcattttccacactgagggcatgcaaaacgcttttctccagtgtgaattcttaaGTGACTCTCAAGAATGGATTTACAAGCGAAACATTTTCCACAATGTTGGCAAGTAAAAGGGCTCTCGCCAGTATGAAACTTCATGTGGATTTCAAGGTGTCCGTGTTGAGCAAAACTCACACCACACTGTTGACATGCGTACGGCTTCTCTTCAGTGTGAGATCTCACATGCCTGTTGAAGTTTTCTTTTAGAGTGAAACATTTTCCACACTGAAGGCATatgaaaggcttttctccagtgtgaatcttTATGTGCCCCTCAAGACTTACTTTAGGAGAGAAACTCTCCCCAGTCTGATTTTTAGGGGTTCCCTGTTGAGGGAAACTTCTAGTTTCTGTCTTTTGAAGATTCTCATATTGCTCTTTTTCAGTTTCATTGAGTTCTTCATTCTCCTCTTTCAGTGCCATTAGGTCTAaggtgaaaaacaaatgaataaaaccaCAGTTTAATGGCGCAAGACGTCAAAACATTTAGATACAATGCATGAAAACCATCAACATGTATACTAGACCCTATACCAGGGTTGTGCAAACCTGCTCTGGAGGTCCAAACACACCTGGGCatgctaatcaaggtcttcttTATTACTAGAAAGCtaaaggcaggtgagttttatcaAGGCTGGAGATAAACTCTTCAggaaaggttgagaaccactgtgctTCACCATATTGCTAACAATTTTCCTTCTTTAGGACAAGAGTCTTTAACTGGGGGTCTGCCAATTAATGTTTGATCACAAATAATTAATGTTAGACAAAATAATAGTTTGCTTAGGctacttatgtattttttattctaattaaatgTGTGACGTCATGGTGTCCAGTGTGGAAGTAGGATCTCAGGTTGAAGGCAGCTTTAGTATTtatctggtcatgtgatctcaacatgtctgTCCACGTGATCCGACCCTCTCCATGTCAAATAAAACCACTTCAAATACAACACTCAtgtgacattcttcaaaaatatcattCATTTCTGTAGTGTTGGACATTTTAATGAGAATCAAATGAGTGAGTTCAGTTTtaagaatgaaaaccaacctgtttgttcctcagtatcttcatgtttgactctgaatgtttcttctaTCATCATGTCTTCTTTCTCccctttaataaactccatctttatttgttcctcagtatcttcatgtttgactctgaatgtttcttcaatcctcaggtcttcactctcctctttaataaatgcCATCTTTGTTTGGTCCTCAGCATCTTCTTGTTTCACGCCGAAtacttcttcaatcttcatgtcttcactctcctctttaataaacgccatctttcACGTTACGTGGATCTCAGCTGCTTCACCAGTTTTTCAGTGTTTGGACACTGTCatgtttaagatgagaataattatcagaaagaaaaataaatacaaaattctacATCTGGGAATCTAAATCAGCTCCCTAATTCAGTACTCAGAGTGATAGTTAATGGACTGATTACAAACAATTCTTAAAACTAGcactaaaaatgaattaaataacagTTTATATTGAAAGTCCATACTTGTTTGGCATTTAATGATTTAACGACACTAAAACATTTGTGATAAGCTTGTAAAAGCTGTAGTTAGTTTTAAGTGTCTGTTGTTCTCGTTCTATTTACAGTGTTTTATCAGCACGTGACGTCAGCTTGCGGTGATTCCAGCGgttcgaatcactgaatcattttgcaAACCAATTCACAACTCGCCTGTGGACTCATGTTTATGATTAGCGGATAAACGAAATGAAACGCACCGTTTATGTTCCTCATGTGTGGATGTGCTTTAGTCACAAAAAAGTGCATTGGCGTTAGATAAAGCATCACAACATGACTTTCAATAATATTAGATCGCTTGTGAAAAAAAAGTAGACTGAATTCTCTGTATCGATATAAACACTATCAATGCttaaaacacaaacctttcttcagtcGAATCTTCAGTCGGAGAGCAGCGCAGCCTTCTGACGTCACACCGACagctcaaaataaaagtccggtatAGTGAATAGATATTTACAtacaggattttattttttttttttttctaaaaggcaTGTTTGAGTGCAGAAACCTTTTAGTTTATAGATAgtctcttttttggctcattttatctgtaaaagaaaacctgCTAAATTATGCACACCTGAAAATAAGGCGTTTTtccacttccagccttcatggagaTTTATATACCacttataaatgatttaatacaaaattaatagtggTTTTCAAGATtaatgtggtttggaattggtaaagtgtgcttggaaaaaaaaaatatgatcagaatatcaacttaATTATGCACGCACTgcgtatattatatattttagaattatttacttCTCTTTCTATTTAATcgtgtatttataattatgatttttttt comes from the Cyprinus carpio isolate SPL01 chromosome B4, ASM1834038v1, whole genome shotgun sequence genome and includes:
- the LOC122137156 gene encoding piggyBac transposable element-derived protein 4-like, which translates into the protein MSNLWSKWCQETNRYAHQLKESATIPGKLAKWTETTVNEIYTFLAAVILMGLVRKNSLKDYWSTDPVIRTPFFSALLSLDRFQLLQRALHFADNATANLRDPLNKIRSIFTSLMTGFGQMFIPHRDLCIDESLLLWKGWLGFRQYIPSKRKRFGIKLFMLCDVLTGYIINVVVYTGSSTDITHSRLGVSGSVVLTLLKPYLGRGHTLYVDNWYTSPSLFNHLLRACGTVRANRKGIPRFRDGMSSGEADFKSCEEMLAMKWHDKRDVHMLTTVNSAEMSPSGKIYHTTGNEKIKPQCVLDYIKKMGGVDKVDMMDSFVGCTRKTLKWYKKLFFHFVDLAVHNAFIVYKVKNDSSLTYQKFCKNLVRQLVEEHHTPQKPSSGDRPPAYNPLHLTARHFPSEIPVTVQTGEEHTQVLQGLSDHQKVPTEKAEDEVHVQTLQHSAVSNRVI
- the LOC109060140 gene encoding gastrula zinc finger protein XlCGF7.1-like encodes the protein MAFIKEESEDMKIEEVFGVKQEDAEDQTKMAFIKEESEDLRIEETFRVKHEDTEEQIKMEFIKGEKEDMMIEETFRVKHEDTEEQTDLMALKEENEELNETEKEQYENLQKTETRSFPQQGTPKNQTGESFSPKVSLEGHIKIHTGEKPFICLQCGKCFTLKENFNRHVRSHTEEKPYACQQCGVSFAQHGHLEIHMKFHTGESPFTCQHCGKCFACKSILESHLRIHTGEKRFACPQCGKCFSQRGNLKAHIRIHTRKSAFICQQCGKSFTHIGSLNGHMRTHTGEKPFTCQQCGDSFAHNGNLKLHMRIHTGEKPYSV